A portion of the Segatella copri DSM 18205 genome contains these proteins:
- a CDS encoding RNA polymerase sigma factor: MEETEFEHIAQEMRPRLTAHCQRYLSAGTLAEEADDIVQETLVKLWKMRERLSEYQSIEALGMTIARNLCIDHLRRNKAQTASLEQMKHPAEICTATEHTDQAIIGEDTQRRLNRAMDRLPDTQRRMLLLRSEGKSLDEIAEICGANKTSTKTMISAARRSLLKMMKS; the protein is encoded by the coding sequence ATGGAAGAAACAGAATTTGAACATATCGCCCAGGAAATGCGCCCCAGGTTGACGGCACATTGTCAACGCTATCTCTCGGCAGGAACCCTTGCCGAAGAAGCCGATGACATCGTGCAGGAAACCCTGGTGAAGCTCTGGAAGATGCGCGAAAGGCTCTCTGAATACCAGAGCATCGAGGCCTTAGGTATGACGATAGCCAGGAATCTCTGCATCGACCATCTGAGACGCAACAAAGCCCAGACGGCATCGCTGGAACAGATGAAGCATCCCGCAGAAATCTGTACGGCAACCGAGCATACCGACCAGGCCATCATCGGCGAAGATACGCAAAGGCGACTCAACAGGGCGATGGACAGGCTTCCGGATACGCAGAGAAGAATGCTGCTATTGAGAAGCGAGGGAAAGAGCCTCGATGAGATTGCCGAAATCTGTGGAGCCAACAAGACGAGCACCAAGACGATGATTTCTGCAGCAAGAAGATCATTGCTGAAAATGATGAAGTCATAA
- a CDS encoding response regulator transcription factor: MIKILFADDDLKYSMLLKSFLQQHGYDVTYAGNGKKAWEQFPEVKPDLVLLDINMPEMDGYEVAERIRTIDPKVLIFFLTDRTEKNDRLKGFSLKANDYLAKPFYPEELLARIEERFSMNESETIEEEVYHFGETTFCYNNNELRTRSSRVLITSRQADILRLLAKNIGNVVSKEMIQEAVWGTVSYANSLAVNVQMTYLRHALQHDATVKIESLKKKGYVLSVISPE; this comes from the coding sequence ATGATCAAGATATTATTTGCAGACGATGACTTGAAGTATTCCATGTTGCTGAAGAGTTTCCTGCAGCAGCATGGCTACGATGTGACTTATGCCGGCAATGGCAAGAAGGCATGGGAGCAGTTCCCGGAGGTGAAGCCCGACCTGGTATTGCTCGACATCAATATGCCGGAGATGGATGGCTATGAGGTGGCTGAGCGCATCAGGACCATCGACCCGAAGGTGCTTATCTTCTTCCTCACCGACCGTACGGAGAAGAACGATCGACTGAAAGGTTTCTCCCTGAAGGCAAACGATTATCTTGCCAAACCCTTCTATCCGGAAGAGTTGCTGGCAAGAATAGAGGAGCGGTTCTCCATGAATGAGAGTGAGACGATAGAAGAGGAGGTGTATCATTTCGGTGAAACCACCTTCTGCTATAATAACAATGAACTTCGTACCCGTTCCTCTCGTGTGCTCATCACCAGCCGACAAGCCGACATCCTCCGTCTGCTGGCGAAGAATATCGGCAATGTAGTAAGCAAGGAGATGATACAGGAGGCGGTGTGGGGAACCGTGAGCTATGCCAACTCCCTGGCTGTGAATGTGCAGATGACGTATCTCCGTCATGCTCTTCAGCATGATGCGACCGTTAAGATTGAGTCGCTGAAGAAAAAGGGATACGTCTTATCTGTTATTTCTCCAGAGTAA
- a CDS encoding sensor histidine kinase, with the protein MNRRITQVWLLAILSSFLLIGLQTYWLYNSVTYSMGEMGKKNAEKAELAIVTYQTDLGAAVKEKSHIGYVVTAYFSDFKRPCTTICSPLDTDTIIGGVVYSKPGFGNVMEKRDTFDLRETDSNNSFDCLNTYITYQLTRFDKAHFDRFISRKLGNDFIGAEMKTGKHRLWQTRIVEPPTLFHHEMLVEVPFNPIQYQSMQMRMQVPMLPILKGMMWQMIGSLLVTILLLLSIAYLIKVMLLQKKVDKMRSDFVHTMIHELKRPVQTLKMCVSVFSAQKTDEKDENALIMETVREESDNLTAYLAKLREVIRAEEHIPLQITSFDIHAALQNLVAVYRKNKQKEVDVSLDYQRTSNRMMGDRDQLLNVVSNLMENSVKYSGDIVNIHVACRDTGKGEVMISVSDNGIGISPDEQQRVWTKFYRSNAYPDMMQPGIGLGLSFVDMIVKAHGGRKMMQSEVGKGTRISIVIPQHS; encoded by the coding sequence ATGAATAGAAGAATCACACAAGTCTGGCTGCTCGCCATCCTTTCCTCTTTCCTGCTGATAGGCTTGCAGACCTATTGGCTCTACAATAGCGTGACCTATTCGATGGGAGAGATGGGGAAGAAAAATGCCGAAAAGGCGGAACTGGCAATAGTCACTTATCAGACAGATCTCGGAGCGGCGGTAAAAGAAAAATCACATATCGGTTATGTCGTCACGGCATATTTTTCAGACTTCAAGCGTCCCTGTACTACGATTTGCTCTCCGCTGGATACGGATACAATCATTGGTGGAGTGGTGTATAGCAAGCCGGGATTCGGCAACGTGATGGAGAAGAGAGATACTTTCGATTTGCGTGAGACGGATTCCAACAATTCTTTTGATTGCCTGAATACTTACATTACTTACCAGCTTACCCGTTTTGACAAGGCGCATTTTGACCGTTTCATCAGTAGGAAACTGGGCAATGATTTCATCGGGGCAGAGATGAAGACGGGAAAGCATCGTCTGTGGCAGACAAGAATCGTAGAGCCTCCTACCTTGTTTCATCACGAAATGCTGGTGGAAGTACCTTTCAATCCTATCCAGTATCAGTCGATGCAGATGAGGATGCAGGTGCCGATGCTGCCCATCCTGAAGGGAATGATGTGGCAGATGATAGGAAGTCTGCTGGTTACTATCTTGCTTCTCCTGAGTATAGCTTACCTCATCAAGGTGATGCTCCTGCAGAAGAAGGTGGATAAGATGCGAAGCGACTTTGTGCATACGATGATTCACGAGTTGAAGCGCCCCGTGCAGACGCTGAAGATGTGTGTATCTGTATTCTCTGCTCAAAAGACTGATGAGAAGGATGAGAATGCCCTCATCATGGAGACGGTTAGAGAGGAGAGCGATAACCTGACTGCCTATCTCGCCAAACTCCGGGAAGTAATCAGGGCAGAGGAACATATCCCGCTCCAGATAACTTCTTTCGATATCCATGCCGCCTTGCAGAATCTGGTGGCAGTTTATCGAAAGAATAAGCAGAAGGAGGTGGATGTTTCGCTCGATTACCAGCGCACTTCCAACCGGATGATGGGAGATAGAGACCAGCTTCTGAATGTGGTCAGCAATCTGATGGAGAACTCGGTGAAGTATTCCGGCGATATCGTCAATATCCATGTTGCCTGCCGAGATACCGGGAAGGGGGAAGTCATGATTTCTGTATCAGATAATGGTATCGGAATTTCGCCCGACGAGCAGCAGAGAGTCTGGACGAAGTTCTATCGCAGCAATGCTTACCCGGATATGATGCAGCCGGGCATCGGCTTGGGTTTGAGTTTTGTTGATATGATTGTGAAGGCCCATGGGGGCAGAAAAATGATGCAGAGCGAAGTGGGCAAGGGAACCAGAATTTCAATCGTCATCCCGCAGCACTCCTGA
- a CDS encoding outer membrane beta-barrel family protein — protein MKKETVLWAMLATTTCATAQNGEFPTSGVSADSVQTEKDSIKADKEAEIQAVTATGHRPMYKMRNDALVTRVRNTPLAKEPTLDDVLKHIPSMKQTADGSLEVNGLGAPTIYLNDKKATSAELAHLDVKLIDEIELITTPGAKYDATTGAVLRILTRRTDEGIFGKMQVYDKLSEVNTNHEELTLGWVTKKISLTGFYGYTDNRYNVHQPQEALVRAKDGEYLFGTDRHGKNKANYNATELNFDWLISKQHEVGIQWEGLWLNGGRSEKQQQYYRYPNPAGEDTNSEMKLSDADGKMKYFDAESQQWGHQRSHHFNLFHLVKWSKHFSSQIYLDYARNKDSDRQPITEKEGSEMQETLNRSNSNYDIYSGRIEVKQLISDKHSINYGGEWSLMEGKGKTESSADMLGTTEYKNHDTKTAAYLQYQGEAGRWCWWAGIRYEHLTSRYTNLSEESPDNMERHYDQWFPSFGITLNEPSWHHSLSFRTTTARPSFSQLSGNIYYTSRFQYQISNPKLQPVNTYRLTYSVQWKDFMGMLRYTRTDHSIMYVHEVPEDKPVRYVSTFMNFNKIQKYMAYLNWGHVFGCWRPNVNASITYQRFSVNDHGELISYNGATWNASFDNYFTLPNDYQLSLSYSFDNGGQVGKTKFRPTQNWSLGASKSWMDDRLQVAFSANDLFHQQLFKERTHEHAVDFSQTEDYKLWSYKLTVTWKFNKRKGRYNGMNSAEDELNRL, from the coding sequence ATGAAGAAAGAAACAGTTTTATGGGCGATGCTAGCCACCACCACCTGTGCAACAGCACAAAACGGGGAATTCCCGACATCCGGAGTTTCCGCAGACTCAGTACAGACGGAAAAAGATTCAATCAAAGCAGATAAGGAGGCCGAGATTCAAGCCGTAACCGCAACAGGTCATCGCCCGATGTACAAGATGAGAAACGATGCCTTGGTTACCCGTGTCCGTAATACTCCTTTGGCAAAGGAGCCAACGCTGGATGATGTATTGAAGCACATACCCAGCATGAAACAAACCGCCGACGGAAGCCTGGAGGTAAACGGACTGGGAGCACCCACCATCTATCTCAACGACAAGAAGGCTACCTCTGCCGAACTCGCTCATCTCGATGTGAAGCTGATAGATGAAATAGAACTCATTACCACTCCTGGTGCAAAATATGATGCAACGACGGGAGCCGTACTGAGAATCCTGACGAGAAGAACAGACGAGGGTATATTCGGCAAGATGCAGGTGTATGATAAGTTGAGCGAGGTGAACACCAACCACGAGGAATTGACCCTGGGTTGGGTAACGAAGAAGATTTCGCTCACAGGATTTTACGGCTACACAGACAACCGATACAATGTGCATCAGCCACAGGAAGCGCTCGTAAGAGCCAAAGATGGCGAATATCTCTTCGGAACCGACCGCCATGGCAAGAACAAGGCAAATTACAACGCTACGGAACTCAACTTCGACTGGTTAATCAGCAAGCAGCACGAAGTGGGAATACAATGGGAAGGGCTTTGGCTGAATGGCGGCAGAAGCGAAAAACAGCAGCAGTACTATCGCTATCCTAACCCAGCAGGAGAAGATACAAACAGCGAGATGAAACTTTCTGATGCGGATGGCAAGATGAAGTATTTCGATGCGGAGAGCCAGCAATGGGGACACCAGCGCAGTCACCACTTCAACCTCTTCCATCTGGTTAAATGGTCGAAGCATTTCTCATCACAGATTTATCTGGACTATGCCAGGAACAAGGATTCTGACAGACAGCCTATCACGGAGAAAGAAGGTAGCGAGATGCAGGAAACCCTCAACCGCTCTAATTCCAACTACGATATCTATAGTGGAAGAATCGAAGTCAAGCAACTCATCTCTGACAAACATTCCATCAACTATGGTGGCGAATGGAGCCTGATGGAAGGCAAGGGAAAAACCGAAAGTTCTGCCGATATGCTTGGAACTACGGAATACAAAAACCATGATACCAAGACGGCTGCTTACCTGCAATATCAGGGTGAAGCTGGCAGATGGTGCTGGTGGGCAGGCATCCGATACGAGCATCTCACATCCCGATACACCAATCTGTCGGAGGAATCTCCCGACAATATGGAGCGCCATTACGACCAGTGGTTTCCATCGTTCGGTATCACTCTCAACGAACCATCGTGGCATCACTCGCTCAGCTTCCGCACTACCACCGCCCGACCTTCTTTCAGTCAGCTAAGCGGTAACATCTACTATACCTCGCGCTTTCAGTATCAGATCAGCAATCCGAAGCTACAGCCTGTCAACACCTATCGTCTGACCTACTCGGTGCAGTGGAAAGATTTCATGGGAATGCTGAGATACACCCGTACCGACCACTCCATCATGTACGTGCATGAAGTGCCGGAAGACAAGCCCGTAAGATACGTGAGTACATTCATGAACTTCAACAAGATTCAGAAATACATGGCATATCTCAACTGGGGACACGTCTTCGGCTGCTGGCGTCCGAATGTCAATGCAAGCATCACTTACCAGCGCTTCTCCGTAAATGATCATGGAGAGCTAATCAGTTACAACGGAGCAACTTGGAATGCATCGTTTGACAATTACTTCACGCTACCAAACGACTATCAGCTGTCGCTCTCCTACAGTTTTGACAACGGAGGGCAAGTGGGTAAAACGAAGTTCCGCCCCACTCAGAACTGGAGTCTTGGTGCCAGCAAATCGTGGATGGACGACAGATTACAGGTTGCCTTCAGTGCCAACGACCTCTTCCATCAGCAGCTCTTCAAGGAGCGAACCCACGAGCATGCCGTTGACTTCTCCCAGACTGAGGATTACAAGCTATGGAGCTACAAGTTGACCGTAACCTGGAAATTCAACAAGCGCAAGGGAAGATACAACGGCATGAACAGTGCGGAAGATGAATTGAACCGACTATAG
- a CDS encoding FKBP-type peptidyl-prolyl cis-trans isomerase — MAKREYVEVNKRWLEEKAKEEGVMALPRGIYYKVLKQGDPKGAQPSRRSIVTAHYTGWTINGKKFDSSRGGTPFAMRLSDLIDGWIVAMQQMHVGDQWELYIPAEMGYGKFSQPGIPGGSTLIFEVELLGVG; from the coding sequence ATGGCAAAAAGAGAATATGTTGAGGTCAACAAGCGTTGGCTGGAGGAAAAGGCAAAGGAGGAGGGCGTTATGGCGCTGCCTCGTGGTATATATTATAAGGTGTTGAAGCAGGGTGACCCGAAGGGAGCACAGCCTAGCCGACGCAGCATCGTGACGGCCCATTACACCGGTTGGACCATCAACGGCAAGAAGTTTGATTCCAGCCGTGGCGGCACGCCGTTCGCCATGCGATTGAGCGACCTGATTGATGGCTGGATTGTTGCCATGCAGCAGATGCATGTGGGCGACCAGTGGGAACTTTACATCCCTGCCGAGATGGGATACGGCAAGTTCTCGCAGCCGGGCATCCCAGGCGGCTCTACCTTGATATTCGAAGTAGAACTGCTGGGTGTGGGATAA
- a CDS encoding NAD(P)/FAD-dependent oxidoreductase, protein MPQSLHIAIIGGGAAGFFAAIEAKRNFPHADITIFEKNSKVLAKVEITGGGRCNLTNSFEEISDLKQAYPRGHKLMKRLFKRFDYQHAFDWFEENGVPLVTQEDQCVFPQSQDSHSIIDCLVNTAKRLGVKIQCNHQLTAITELEDERLLLDFKVSKEKGNLSGASSASHPVSGIRQIAFHRVAITTGGHPKQESFKHLSDLGHAIEQPIPSLFTFNIADKAFKNLMGTVVEPVYTSIPGTKLKAEGPLLITHWGMSGPAVLKLSSHAARYLHENNYQIKISVNWVHESNRSLVEENIQGIIIANPQKQLASIRPYNLPSRLWLFLIQKMGYAPEKKWSEMGKKGCNLLIETLTNDLYQVNGKGAFKEEFVTCGGISLSNIDLHTLESKVCPHLFFAGEVLDIDAITGGFNLQAAWTTGYVVGQHIGE, encoded by the coding sequence ATGCCACAATCACTACATATTGCAATTATTGGTGGGGGTGCCGCAGGATTCTTTGCGGCGATAGAGGCCAAGCGCAACTTCCCTCACGCCGACATCACGATTTTCGAAAAGAATTCGAAGGTTCTCGCCAAGGTAGAAATCACGGGAGGAGGAAGATGCAATCTTACCAATTCCTTTGAGGAGATTTCCGACCTAAAACAAGCGTATCCTCGCGGACATAAACTGATGAAGCGACTCTTCAAGAGATTCGACTACCAGCATGCCTTCGACTGGTTTGAGGAGAACGGCGTGCCACTGGTTACGCAGGAAGACCAGTGCGTGTTTCCGCAATCGCAGGATTCGCACAGCATCATCGACTGTCTGGTGAATACCGCCAAGCGACTGGGCGTGAAGATACAATGCAACCACCAGCTCACCGCCATCACCGAACTGGAGGATGAGCGCCTGCTCCTGGATTTCAAGGTTTCAAAAGAAAAGGGAAATCTATCGGGTGCATCTTCTGCCTCTCATCCCGTTTCCGGAATCAGGCAGATTGCCTTCCACCGGGTAGCCATTACCACAGGCGGTCATCCGAAGCAGGAAAGCTTCAAGCATCTCTCAGACCTGGGACATGCGATAGAGCAGCCTATCCCATCGCTCTTCACCTTCAATATCGCCGACAAGGCTTTCAAGAATCTGATGGGCACGGTGGTGGAGCCTGTATATACCAGCATTCCGGGCACTAAACTGAAGGCAGAGGGTCCGCTCCTCATCACCCATTGGGGCATGAGCGGTCCTGCCGTGCTGAAGCTCTCATCCCATGCAGCCCGTTATCTGCACGAGAACAACTATCAGATTAAGATTTCCGTAAACTGGGTACACGAGAGCAACCGCTCGCTGGTGGAAGAGAACATCCAGGGCATCATCATCGCCAACCCACAGAAGCAGCTGGCAAGCATCCGCCCCTACAATCTGCCATCCCGCCTCTGGCTCTTCCTGATTCAGAAGATGGGATATGCACCCGAAAAGAAATGGAGCGAAATGGGAAAGAAGGGTTGCAACCTGCTGATAGAAACCCTCACCAACGACCTCTATCAGGTGAACGGAAAGGGAGCCTTCAAGGAGGAGTTTGTTACCTGCGGCGGCATCAGCCTCAGCAACATCGACCTGCATACCCTGGAGAGCAAGGTGTGCCCTCACCTCTTCTTTGCCGGCGAAGTGCTCGACATAGATGCCATCACCGGCGGCTTCAATCTGCAGGCCGCCTGGACCACGGGGTATGTGGTGGGACAACATATCGGAGAATAG
- a CDS encoding alpha/beta hydrolase, with protein MKMKQEKIRKIGIASALGLVVLVVLGLYGASNYMLNYSLNYPKEERMTAEHWKNRMKKECPWMIGWIDSVYQHHCVKDTFVTMPSGYKAHAIYLYAPKTTEKTAVVVHGYQVRSEGMLHIAYLYNHDMGYNVLLPDLYGHGESEGDHIQMGWKDRWDVIRWSEIANEIFKVKGEERRMKNTRQVIHGISMGAATTMAVSGEKTPDYVKCFVEDCGYTCVWDEFSAQLKEQFGLPAFPLMNTTSALCQYRYGWSFAEAQQIEQVRKSTKPMLFIHGDKDAFVPYAMLHPLYEAKTKGRKAIFIAKGSVHAMAYRDHHEEYTHIVKDFVSKEE; from the coding sequence ATGAAGATGAAACAGGAAAAGATAAGAAAGATAGGCATCGCTTCGGCTCTGGGTCTGGTGGTGCTCGTGGTGCTGGGACTGTATGGCGCCAGCAACTATATGCTCAATTATTCGCTCAACTATCCGAAGGAGGAGAGAATGACGGCTGAGCATTGGAAGAATAGAATGAAGAAAGAGTGCCCCTGGATGATTGGCTGGATTGACTCTGTGTATCAGCACCATTGCGTGAAGGATACCTTTGTCACGATGCCATCGGGCTACAAGGCCCATGCCATCTATCTCTATGCACCGAAAACTACGGAAAAGACTGCCGTGGTGGTGCATGGCTATCAGGTGCGCTCCGAGGGAATGCTGCACATCGCCTATCTCTATAATCACGATATGGGGTATAATGTGCTCCTGCCAGATCTGTATGGACATGGAGAGAGTGAGGGCGACCATATCCAGATGGGATGGAAGGATAGATGGGATGTGATCAGATGGTCGGAAATCGCCAATGAGATTTTTAAAGTGAAGGGTGAAGAACGGAGAATGAAGAATACCCGTCAGGTGATTCACGGTATTTCGATGGGTGCGGCAACCACGATGGCAGTATCGGGAGAGAAGACTCCCGATTACGTGAAGTGCTTTGTAGAGGACTGCGGCTATACCTGCGTATGGGATGAGTTTTCCGCTCAGCTCAAAGAGCAGTTTGGCTTGCCTGCCTTCCCGCTGATGAATACCACTTCCGCCCTTTGCCAGTATCGCTACGGCTGGTCGTTTGCCGAGGCTCAGCAGATAGAGCAGGTTCGCAAGAGCACCAAACCGATGCTCTTTATCCATGGCGATAAGGATGCCTTCGTGCCCTACGCCATGCTGCATCCCCTTTACGAGGCAAAGACGAAAGGCAGAAAAGCCATCTTCATCGCCAAGGGCTCCGTTCATGCTATGGCATATCGCGACCATCACGAGGAATACACCCACATCGTGAAAGATTTTGTTTCTAAAGAAGAATAG
- a CDS encoding ISAon1 family transposase yields the protein METRPITARSFEDDYHIDGDEYGRAYKDHLSGYREWSELGHADEWLIFPENISPHVSIDETCLSTGEVYTIASNKDAHGRKGCLIAVVKGTKAKDVIKALMKIPEALRMSVEEVTLDFSESMHNIVETCFPKAMRTLDRFHHQQFCLEALQEVRREYRREQMTLDANAREEHRLMMRQLQENDGPFVDEEGNAIRRNARYYPERLENGETRAELLARSKGLLMMSPEKWTGTQKERAEILFREFPDIKTAFSLTHSLRMIFSQRCTKEQGAVSLHSWYSKVGDFGNKSFNDIAAAMYDREDEILNYFVNRSTNASAESLNAKIKHFRAQLRGIIDRKFFLFRLMKIYA from the coding sequence TTGGAGACGCGCCCTATAACGGCCCGTTCGTTTGAGGATGACTATCACATAGACGGTGATGAGTATGGCAGAGCCTACAAGGACCACCTAAGCGGCTATCGTGAATGGTCTGAACTAGGCCATGCTGACGAGTGGCTCATCTTCCCAGAGAACATAAGTCCTCACGTCAGCATAGATGAGACATGCTTGTCCACGGGAGAGGTATACACAATAGCCTCGAACAAGGATGCACATGGTCGCAAGGGATGCCTTATTGCTGTAGTCAAGGGCACTAAGGCAAAGGATGTCATAAAGGCATTGATGAAGATACCAGAAGCGTTGAGAATGAGCGTGGAAGAGGTTACTCTCGACTTCTCTGAGAGTATGCACAACATAGTAGAGACATGCTTTCCGAAGGCTATGCGTACGCTCGACCGGTTCCATCATCAGCAGTTTTGTCTTGAAGCCTTGCAAGAGGTACGCAGAGAGTATAGGCGTGAGCAGATGACACTTGATGCCAATGCTAGGGAAGAGCACCGTCTGATGATGCGCCAGCTGCAGGAGAACGATGGTCCATTTGTGGATGAGGAGGGCAATGCCATAAGGCGCAATGCAAGGTACTATCCCGAAAGACTTGAGAACGGAGAGACTCGTGCAGAACTCCTTGCACGCAGTAAGGGGCTACTTATGATGTCACCCGAGAAATGGACAGGCACACAGAAGGAACGTGCAGAAATACTGTTCCGTGAGTTTCCGGACATAAAGACGGCTTTCTCGCTTACCCACTCTCTTCGAATGATATTCTCGCAGAGGTGTACTAAGGAGCAAGGTGCTGTCAGCCTGCATTCATGGTACTCGAAGGTCGGTGATTTCGGCAACAAATCGTTCAATGATATTGCTGCCGCCATGTACGACCGTGAGGATGAGATCCTTAACTATTTTGTCAATCGCTCTACCAATGCATCAGCAGAATCCCTCAATGCAAAGATCAAGCATTTCAGAGCACAACTCAGAGGTATTATTGACCGTAAGTTCTTTCTCTTCAGACTAATGAAGATCTATGCCTAA
- a CDS encoding ISAon1 family transposase N-terminal region protein, whose translation MEQYRLLAECLLPARMLDWFDLKTVRVEKKGDTQVIHLYLDENEQKPDDGEDLRPNGFTRESVFHDFPIRGQEVLLHVRRRRWLDADGHNVMTECNLIQESTRCSTELADFLKEAFGDAPYNGPFV comes from the coding sequence ATGGAACAGTATAGACTCTTAGCGGAATGCCTATTGCCAGCCCGCATGCTTGACTGGTTTGACTTGAAGACTGTACGTGTCGAGAAGAAAGGTGACACACAGGTGATTCACCTTTATCTCGATGAGAACGAGCAGAAACCTGACGACGGAGAAGACCTGCGCCCCAATGGATTTACACGCGAAAGTGTGTTTCACGACTTTCCGATTAGAGGTCAGGAAGTACTGCTTCACGTGCGCCGTCGCAGATGGCTTGATGCAGATGGTCACAACGTGATGACCGAATGCAATCTCATTCAGGAGTCCACCCGCTGCTCAACCGAGTTGGCGGATTTTTTAAAAGAAGCGTTTGGAGACGCGCCCTATAACGGCCCGTTCGTTTGA